Proteins found in one uncultured Campylobacter sp. genomic segment:
- the thyX gene encoding FAD-dependent thymidylate synthase: MQVTLLNYTPLNICSHAIRTCWQSFEKGDNGGEKDVELIERVGNKFKHASTLEHLYYNFYIQGISRALLQELARHRVASLSVKSTRYTLKELKKELKFELGDFERAARFIVLTGDETVDNASVKALENLREILANTTKSLDIVKYCLPECYKTELTWSVNARSLQNFLSLRSSKSALWEIRGLALKIYDALPNEHKFIFESCVNQ, from the coding sequence TAAACATCTGCTCGCACGCGATCCGAACGTGCTGGCAAAGTTTCGAAAAAGGCGACAACGGCGGCGAAAAAGACGTCGAGCTCATCGAGCGCGTCGGCAATAAATTTAAACACGCCAGCACGCTAGAGCACCTCTACTATAACTTCTATATCCAAGGCATTTCGCGCGCCTTGCTGCAAGAGCTAGCCCGTCACCGCGTAGCAAGCCTTAGCGTCAAATCAACGCGATACACGCTAAAAGAGCTAAAAAAAGAGCTCAAATTTGAGCTTGGCGACTTTGAGCGGGCGGCGAGATTTATAGTATTAACTGGCGATGAAACTGTCGATAACGCAAGCGTCAAAGCGCTAGAAAACCTGCGCGAAATCCTCGCAAACACCACAAAAAGCCTCGACATCGTCAAGTACTGCCTACCCGAGTGCTACAAAACCGAGCTCACGTGGAGTGTAAACGCGCGCAGTTTGCAAAATTTCCTCTCGCTTCGCAGCTCAAAATCGGCGCTTTGGGAGATCCGCGGGCTAGCACTTAAAATTTACGATGCCTTACCGAACGAGCATAAAT